A genomic stretch from Pseudomonas sp. MUP55 includes:
- a CDS encoding acetyl-CoA C-acetyltransferase: protein MTQALIFDAIRTPRGKGKADGALYSVKPVNLVAGLLTALARRNDLDTRQVDDIVLGCVTPVGDQGADIAKTAALVADWDTCVAGVQINRFCASGLEAVNLGAMKVRSGFEDLVVVGGVESMSRVPMGSDGGAWVLDPQTNLHSHFTPQGIGADLIATLEGFTRQDVDTFALQSQQKAARARADGSFNKSLIAVQDQNGIVLLDHDEFIRGESTLEGLGKLKPSFEMIGQMGFDATALRVYSQVERIQHVHTPGNSSGIVDGAALMLIGSEAKGRELGLQPRARIVATAVTSTDPTIMLTGPAPATRKALAKAGLRVEDIDLFEVNEAFASVVLKFIKDMGIDAARVNVNGGSIAMGHPLGATGCAILGTLLDELEVRQQRYGLATLCVGGGMGIATIIERL from the coding sequence ATGACCCAAGCTTTGATCTTTGACGCGATACGCACGCCCCGGGGCAAGGGCAAGGCCGACGGCGCGCTGTACAGCGTCAAGCCGGTGAACCTGGTCGCCGGTTTGCTCACAGCGCTGGCGCGCCGCAACGACCTCGACACGCGCCAGGTGGATGACATTGTCCTGGGTTGCGTCACCCCGGTGGGCGACCAAGGCGCCGATATTGCCAAGACCGCTGCGCTGGTAGCGGACTGGGACACCTGCGTTGCCGGCGTGCAAATCAACCGCTTCTGCGCCTCGGGCCTAGAGGCGGTCAACCTCGGGGCGATGAAAGTGCGTTCCGGTTTTGAGGACCTGGTGGTGGTCGGCGGGGTCGAGTCCATGTCCCGCGTGCCGATGGGCAGTGACGGCGGCGCCTGGGTGCTCGACCCGCAAACCAACCTGCACAGCCACTTCACCCCTCAGGGTATTGGTGCCGACTTGATCGCAACGCTGGAAGGCTTCACGCGCCAGGACGTGGACACCTTTGCCCTACAGTCCCAGCAGAAAGCCGCCAGGGCACGCGCAGACGGTTCCTTCAACAAATCGCTGATTGCGGTGCAGGACCAGAACGGCATTGTGCTGCTGGACCATGACGAATTTATCCGTGGCGAGTCCACCCTCGAAGGCCTTGGCAAGCTCAAGCCGAGTTTCGAAATGATCGGCCAGATGGGTTTCGACGCCACCGCATTGCGGGTCTACAGCCAGGTGGAACGCATCCAGCATGTGCACACACCGGGCAACAGTTCCGGCATTGTCGACGGCGCTGCCTTGATGCTTATCGGCTCCGAGGCCAAAGGACGCGAACTTGGCTTGCAGCCGCGAGCGCGCATTGTTGCCACGGCGGTGACCAGCACCGATCCCACCATAATGCTGACCGGCCCTGCACCCGCCACGCGCAAGGCGTTGGCCAAGGCGGGTCTGCGTGTCGAGGACATCGACCTGTTCGAGGTCAATGAAGCCTTCGCGTCGGTGGTTCTCAAATTCATCAAGGACATGGGCATCGACGCCGCCCGCGTCAATGTCAATGGCGGCTCGATCGCCATGGGCCACCCCTTGGGCGCCACCGGCTGCGCGATTCTCGGCACCTTGCTTGATGAGCTGGAGGTGCGCCAGCAGCGCTACGGCCTGGCCACTCTGTGTGTGGGCGGTGGCATGGGCATCGCCACCATCATCGAACGCCTCTGA